From a region of the Actinomycetota bacterium genome:
- a CDS encoding NUDIX hydrolase, which produces MTGHRETLSSETVYDAGFFQVVKEEVKLPNGDSHDYHWCKHPGAVAVVPVDEDGRILMVRQFRQACDDMLLEIPAGKIDPGEDPWVCGRRELKEETGYECGDLDLLSSFYPSPGMTDEKTHVFVGRELKIVAPAPTHDGGEPISMEWMGSEEAFQAIEDGRIVDGKSIIGITLYQMMLAKHELHE; this is translated from the coding sequence GTGACCGGCCACCGCGAAACCCTTAGCTCCGAGACCGTCTACGACGCCGGCTTCTTCCAGGTGGTCAAGGAGGAGGTGAAGCTCCCCAACGGCGACAGTCACGATTACCACTGGTGCAAACACCCCGGCGCGGTGGCCGTGGTCCCGGTCGACGAGGACGGACGCATCCTGATGGTCCGCCAGTTCCGCCAGGCGTGCGACGACATGCTGCTGGAGATCCCCGCCGGCAAGATCGACCCCGGCGAGGACCCCTGGGTCTGCGGCCGCCGTGAGCTCAAGGAGGAGACCGGCTACGAGTGCGGCGACCTCGACCTCCTGAGCAGCTTCTACCCGAGCCCCGGCATGACGGACGAGAAGACCCATGTCTTTGTCGGCCGGGAGCTGAAGATCGTCGCCCCGGCGCCCACGCACGACGGGGGAGAGCCGATCTCCATGGAGTGGATGGGCAGCGAGGAGGCGTTCCAGGCCATAGAGGACGGCCGGATCGTCGACGGTAAGAGCATCATCGGCATCACGCTGTACCAGATGATGCTGGCCAAGCACGAGCTTCACGAATGA